A genomic stretch from Malus domestica chromosome 15, GDT2T_hap1 includes:
- the LOC114821538 gene encoding probable serine protease EDA2 isoform X2 — translation MTRLPMKTSFSFSFSFFFTMMLWAPLSYGFVNPRTLLQLESSSGSGGGKHLTKEELWFDQTLDHFSPYDRRKFPQRYYEFLDYFRPSDGPIFLKICGESACGGISNDYLSVLAKKFGAAIVSPEHRYYGKSSPFKSYTTQNLKYLSSKQALFDLAAFREFYQNWLNVKLNRTKGDNPWFVFGVSYSGALSAWFRVKFPHLTCGSLASSAVVEAIYDFTEFDRQIGESAGPQCKAALQETTRIIEQSLTTNGKAIRALFGASQLDIDGDFMYLLADAAVIAFQYGNPDKLCSPLVQAKMNGEDLVEAYAKYVKDFYLGTLGVDVDTYNQKHLKNTAVSEGSSDRLWWFQVCTEVAYFQVAPANDSIRSSKVDTRYHEDLCKNVFGDGIYPDVFATNLYYGGTKIAGSKIVFTNGSQDPWRRASKQTSSPDMPSYVISCRNCGHGTDLRGCPQSPLTLEGNSQNCSNPDAVNKVRQQIVEHIDLWLSECQETDV, via the exons ATGACGCGACTTCCGATGAAGACGTCGTTTtcgttctcattctccttcttcttcacgATGATGCTCTGGGCGCCGCTCTCTTATGGCTTTGTGAATCCCCGAACACTTCTTCAGCTGGAGAGCTCGTCGGGAAGCGGCGGCGGCAAGCACTTGACGaaggaggagctttggttcgatCAGACACTCGACCACTTCTCGCCGTACGACCGCCGCAAATTCCCGCAGCGATACTACGAATTTCTCGACTACTTTAGACCTTCCGACGGACCCATTTTCCTCAAAATTTGCGGAGAATCCGCGTGTGGCGGCATCTCCAACGATTATCTGAGT gtgttggctaagaagttTGGGGCAGCTATCGTTTCTCCCGAGCATCGATACTATGGAAAGAGCTCTCCTTTCAAATCTTATACGACACAGAATTTGAAATACTTGTCATCCAAGCAAGCGCTTTTCGATTTGGCGGCTTTTCGTGAGTTTTATCAG aattggttaaatgtgaagcTGAATAGAACCAAGGGTGACAATCCATGGTTCGTGTTTGGTGTTTCTTACTCGGGAGCTCTTAGTGCGTGGTTTCGTGTTAAGTTTCCGCATTTGACATGTGGAAGTCTTGCAAGTTCTGCAGTTGTGGAAGCGATTTATGATTTCACTGAATTTGACCGGCAG ATTGGTGAGTCTGCAGGTCCACAATGTAAAGCTGCACTTCAAGAAACTACTCGAATCATTGAACAAAGTCTTACAACTAATGGAAAAGCAATAAGGGCGTTGTTTGGTGCAAGCCAG CTTGATATTGATGGTGACTTCATGTATCTTCTGGCTGATGCTGCTGTTATAGCG TTTCAGTATGGAAATCCCGATAAATTATGTTCACCTCTTGTTCAAGCAAAGATGAATGGAGAGGATTTGGTG GAAGCGTATGCCAAATACGTTAAAGATTTTTACCTTGGTACTCTTGGCGTTGACGTTGATACATATAACCAGAAACACTTGAAGAACACTGCTGTTAGTGAGGGCAGTTCTGATCGGTTGTGGTGGTTCCAAGTTTGTACTGAAGTTGCATATTTTCAGGTGGCGCCTGCAAATGATAGCATCAGGTCTTCAAAAGTCGACACAAG ATACCATGAAGACCTTTGCAAAAATGTTTTTGGAGACGGCATCTATCCTGATGTTTTTGCAACAAACTTATACTATGGAGGCACAAAAATTGCAG GTTCAAAAATAGTTTTTACAAATGGCTCACAGGATCCCTGGCGTCGTGCATCCAAACAAACTTCATCTCCAGATA TGCCTTCGTACGTCATCTCTTGCCGTAACTGTGGCCATGGAACTGATTTGAGAGGATGCCCTCAGTCTCCTTTAACCCTTGAAG GCAATTCCCAGAACTGCAGCAACCCTGATGCAGTCAACAAAGTAAGGCAACAAATTGTTGAACACATTGACTTGTGGCTGTCGGAATGCCAAGAAACTG ATGTTTGA
- the LOC114821538 gene encoding probable serine protease EDA2 isoform X3, which translates to MTRLPMKTSFSFSFSFFFTMMLWAPLSYGFVNPRTLLQLESSSGSGGGKHLTKEELWFDQTLDHFSPYDRRKFPQRYYEFLDYFRPSDGPIFLKICGESACGGISNDYLSVLAKKFGAAIVSPEHRYYGKSSPFKSYTTQNLKYLSSKQALFDLAAFREFYQNWLNVKLNRTKGDNPWFVFGVSYSGALSAWFRVKFPHLTCGSLASSAVVEAIYDFTEFDRQLDIDGDFMYLLADAAVIAFQYGNPDKLCSPLVQAKMNGEDLVEAYAKYVKDFYLGTLGVDVDTYNQKHLKNTAVSEGSSDRLWWFQVCTEVAYFQVAPANDSIRSSKVDTRYHEDLCKNVFGDGIYPDVFATNLYYGGTKIAGSKIVFTNGSQDPWRRASKQTSSPDMPSYVISCRNCGHGTDLRGCPQSPLTLEGNSQNCSNPDAVNKVRQQIVEHIDLWLSECQETGRNYM; encoded by the exons ATGACGCGACTTCCGATGAAGACGTCGTTTtcgttctcattctccttcttcttcacgATGATGCTCTGGGCGCCGCTCTCTTATGGCTTTGTGAATCCCCGAACACTTCTTCAGCTGGAGAGCTCGTCGGGAAGCGGCGGCGGCAAGCACTTGACGaaggaggagctttggttcgatCAGACACTCGACCACTTCTCGCCGTACGACCGCCGCAAATTCCCGCAGCGATACTACGAATTTCTCGACTACTTTAGACCTTCCGACGGACCCATTTTCCTCAAAATTTGCGGAGAATCCGCGTGTGGCGGCATCTCCAACGATTATCTGAGT gtgttggctaagaagttTGGGGCAGCTATCGTTTCTCCCGAGCATCGATACTATGGAAAGAGCTCTCCTTTCAAATCTTATACGACACAGAATTTGAAATACTTGTCATCCAAGCAAGCGCTTTTCGATTTGGCGGCTTTTCGTGAGTTTTATCAG aattggttaaatgtgaagcTGAATAGAACCAAGGGTGACAATCCATGGTTCGTGTTTGGTGTTTCTTACTCGGGAGCTCTTAGTGCGTGGTTTCGTGTTAAGTTTCCGCATTTGACATGTGGAAGTCTTGCAAGTTCTGCAGTTGTGGAAGCGATTTATGATTTCACTGAATTTGACCGGCAG CTTGATATTGATGGTGACTTCATGTATCTTCTGGCTGATGCTGCTGTTATAGCG TTTCAGTATGGAAATCCCGATAAATTATGTTCACCTCTTGTTCAAGCAAAGATGAATGGAGAGGATTTGGTG GAAGCGTATGCCAAATACGTTAAAGATTTTTACCTTGGTACTCTTGGCGTTGACGTTGATACATATAACCAGAAACACTTGAAGAACACTGCTGTTAGTGAGGGCAGTTCTGATCGGTTGTGGTGGTTCCAAGTTTGTACTGAAGTTGCATATTTTCAGGTGGCGCCTGCAAATGATAGCATCAGGTCTTCAAAAGTCGACACAAG ATACCATGAAGACCTTTGCAAAAATGTTTTTGGAGACGGCATCTATCCTGATGTTTTTGCAACAAACTTATACTATGGAGGCACAAAAATTGCAG GTTCAAAAATAGTTTTTACAAATGGCTCACAGGATCCCTGGCGTCGTGCATCCAAACAAACTTCATCTCCAGATA TGCCTTCGTACGTCATCTCTTGCCGTAACTGTGGCCATGGAACTGATTTGAGAGGATGCCCTCAGTCTCCTTTAACCCTTGAAG GCAATTCCCAGAACTGCAGCAACCCTGATGCAGTCAACAAAGTAAGGCAACAAATTGTTGAACACATTGACTTGTGGCTGTCGGAATGCCAAGAAACTGGTAGGAATTACATGTAA
- the LOC114821538 gene encoding probable serine protease EDA2 isoform X1 — protein sequence MTRLPMKTSFSFSFSFFFTMMLWAPLSYGFVNPRTLLQLESSSGSGGGKHLTKEELWFDQTLDHFSPYDRRKFPQRYYEFLDYFRPSDGPIFLKICGESACGGISNDYLSVLAKKFGAAIVSPEHRYYGKSSPFKSYTTQNLKYLSSKQALFDLAAFREFYQNWLNVKLNRTKGDNPWFVFGVSYSGALSAWFRVKFPHLTCGSLASSAVVEAIYDFTEFDRQIGESAGPQCKAALQETTRIIEQSLTTNGKAIRALFGASQLDIDGDFMYLLADAAVIAFQYGNPDKLCSPLVQAKMNGEDLVEAYAKYVKDFYLGTLGVDVDTYNQKHLKNTAVSEGSSDRLWWFQVCTEVAYFQVAPANDSIRSSKVDTRYHEDLCKNVFGDGIYPDVFATNLYYGGTKIAGSKIVFTNGSQDPWRRASKQTSSPDMPSYVISCRNCGHGTDLRGCPQSPLTLEGNSQNCSNPDAVNKVRQQIVEHIDLWLSECQETGRNYM from the exons ATGACGCGACTTCCGATGAAGACGTCGTTTtcgttctcattctccttcttcttcacgATGATGCTCTGGGCGCCGCTCTCTTATGGCTTTGTGAATCCCCGAACACTTCTTCAGCTGGAGAGCTCGTCGGGAAGCGGCGGCGGCAAGCACTTGACGaaggaggagctttggttcgatCAGACACTCGACCACTTCTCGCCGTACGACCGCCGCAAATTCCCGCAGCGATACTACGAATTTCTCGACTACTTTAGACCTTCCGACGGACCCATTTTCCTCAAAATTTGCGGAGAATCCGCGTGTGGCGGCATCTCCAACGATTATCTGAGT gtgttggctaagaagttTGGGGCAGCTATCGTTTCTCCCGAGCATCGATACTATGGAAAGAGCTCTCCTTTCAAATCTTATACGACACAGAATTTGAAATACTTGTCATCCAAGCAAGCGCTTTTCGATTTGGCGGCTTTTCGTGAGTTTTATCAG aattggttaaatgtgaagcTGAATAGAACCAAGGGTGACAATCCATGGTTCGTGTTTGGTGTTTCTTACTCGGGAGCTCTTAGTGCGTGGTTTCGTGTTAAGTTTCCGCATTTGACATGTGGAAGTCTTGCAAGTTCTGCAGTTGTGGAAGCGATTTATGATTTCACTGAATTTGACCGGCAG ATTGGTGAGTCTGCAGGTCCACAATGTAAAGCTGCACTTCAAGAAACTACTCGAATCATTGAACAAAGTCTTACAACTAATGGAAAAGCAATAAGGGCGTTGTTTGGTGCAAGCCAG CTTGATATTGATGGTGACTTCATGTATCTTCTGGCTGATGCTGCTGTTATAGCG TTTCAGTATGGAAATCCCGATAAATTATGTTCACCTCTTGTTCAAGCAAAGATGAATGGAGAGGATTTGGTG GAAGCGTATGCCAAATACGTTAAAGATTTTTACCTTGGTACTCTTGGCGTTGACGTTGATACATATAACCAGAAACACTTGAAGAACACTGCTGTTAGTGAGGGCAGTTCTGATCGGTTGTGGTGGTTCCAAGTTTGTACTGAAGTTGCATATTTTCAGGTGGCGCCTGCAAATGATAGCATCAGGTCTTCAAAAGTCGACACAAG ATACCATGAAGACCTTTGCAAAAATGTTTTTGGAGACGGCATCTATCCTGATGTTTTTGCAACAAACTTATACTATGGAGGCACAAAAATTGCAG GTTCAAAAATAGTTTTTACAAATGGCTCACAGGATCCCTGGCGTCGTGCATCCAAACAAACTTCATCTCCAGATA TGCCTTCGTACGTCATCTCTTGCCGTAACTGTGGCCATGGAACTGATTTGAGAGGATGCCCTCAGTCTCCTTTAACCCTTGAAG GCAATTCCCAGAACTGCAGCAACCCTGATGCAGTCAACAAAGTAAGGCAACAAATTGTTGAACACATTGACTTGTGGCTGTCGGAATGCCAAGAAACTGGTAGGAATTACATGTAA